The genome window CGCACCTTTTAAGGTGCGGCAGGTTGTCTTTGTTTTATTTCGGCCCTCCGTTCATCAGCGTAACAGGTGTTTTGCCTTTCTATTTTTCGATTTTTGTTTTTATCTTCCGTCCCTTAGTGTAACAGGCATTGGGTATATTTTTTCAGCGCGCGCCGCAAATTGGTATCCTTGTATCCAAATAAACTTGAAATCATCACTCGGGTTAATTCATTGGCAACCGTGAGCCCGCGGCACATACGGATTTGCCGGCGCAGCATTAAACCGCCCCTGCCGCATACACACTATGTTAGGGCGGCACGCACTGAAAAAACACACCCAACGCCATTACTGTTTGTATCGTTCCAATTTTCAAATTGTGTATAATTTCTGTCTTTACTCTCCGTCTCTCCGTCTCTCCGTCCCTCCGTCCTTTTGTCCATTTTTGATTAAACGTTAAATCAAAACAACATGCCGTTTTACATTATGAAATAGACTTCCGAAATATCTTGTGAGATAATATATTTAAGGAAAATAATTAATATAAAAGAGGTCGGTATGAAATTTATGCTTAAAAGAGTTCTCCTGGCAGCCTTTTTTTATATTGTCACATTTAACCTTTATTCCGCCACAATGACAAGTGCCACATTATGCGTAAACGGCGATGACATAACTGATGTGTGGATAAACGGTTATTCTATGGGCTCGTTTAATTATGTGAACTGGGATTCAACAGACCCTGTACCCTGCGTTAGTGTACCTATTGCCTATCTTAATGCCACCGGTGGAAACGTAATTGCCGCTCTAAACAGGGATACAGGTATGGGTGAAATTTATACGTCGTGGGTTCTTGATGTAACTTACAGCGACGGACAGCACGCATACATGTCATCTGATGACGGGGTAAAATTAAACACTTCCACTTATGACTGCTCTTCTCCGCCGGCAGCAGACTGGTATCAGCCCACATATAATCATTCTTCGTGGGGCGATGCCGTTGTTGTAACAGGCACCACCTGGGGCAAACAGATGTTTGACCCGGGAACGGGTTTAAGGGTAAAAATGCGTTCTTATTCCGCCACAGCTTCAAATTCGGGACATCCATGCCTGTATATGAGGCAGGGATTCACCCTTGTGCCGGAAGACCCTCCGCCTCCGCCAAACTTTACGCTTGTAAAATCCATGAGCAAAGTATCTGACATTACAACGGAAGATGTGACGGTTACTTTTCAGATATGCAATACAGGCGGATTCACGGAAGACCCGGTTGTAATCCACGATATTGCGGATATGGTGGTGCCTTCTACCGCTACCCTTGATTTTCAATACAAGTATACTGGAGCTCAAAATACAAGTACGGGGCCTAATTTTATAGAGTCACCCGCAGATGGTGATTTTGTTGATATTTCTTTTCCAATGGGGTTTGAAGGAAATAAATGTTTAAACGTAAGTTTTGTCATAGTTGATTATTCCTGGCAGATTACTCAGGCGGAGGATAATTGCGCGACGGCTAATAATTACGGCCGCGTGGTATGGAACGGCGGCAGCAGAAATTCCAACACCGTTGAATTTGACAAAAGGTGCTGGACAAACACGCCCACATTCACGCGGACATTTACACCCACCGCGACTTTCACCAGAACTTTTACGCACACGTATACGCTGACGCCTACAAGGACGCCCACGTTTACCCAGACGCCCACAAGGACATATACAAACACAAATTCGCCTACATATACCAGGACATATACCGCCACCTTTACAAACACAAATACAAATACCGCGACTTTTACAAGGACGCCCACGTATACAAATTCGCCCACTAATACCTTTACAAACACCCACAGCCCTACAAACACAAGGACAAATACTTATACTTTCACGCGGACTTTTACCAATACTTTTACAAACACGCATACTTTTACAAATACACCCACAAACACCTTTACACACACGCAGACGTTTACCCGTACTTATACAAATACTTTCACAGAGACTTATACTGTTGTGCCGTCAGCCACGGCCACCAATACTTTTACCAGCACGAATACGAGGACTTATACATACACTCATACAAACACCAACACCCCGACAAGTACAAATACGTTTACCGACACATATACGGCAGTGCCTTCTGCCACCGCCACTAATACGTTCACAAATACCAATACAAGGACTTATACATACACCCACACCAATACCAACACCCCCACAAATACAAATACGTTTACGGAAACATATACGGTAGTGCCTTCTGCCACCGTCACCAATACGTTCACAAATACAAATACAAGAACCAATACAAACACGCCCACAAACACAAATACATTTACCCATACCAATACGGTTCCGCCGTCTTCAACTGTTACAAATACATTTACAAACACAAATACCAGGACTTATACAAATACCCCGACCGAAACCTTTACTTTTACAAATACCTATACATCCACTGATACGCGCACACATACTCCCACAAGGACAAATACAAATACATACACGGCAACGACAATTTTTACAAATACATTCACCCATACCAACACCTTTACACCCACTTTTACAAGGACGTTTACAAATACAAGAACCAACACCAACACGCCGACCGACACAAATACGCCCACGGACACATACACGCCGACATTTACAAGGACGTTTACAAATACAAGGACAAATACCAACACGCCGACTGACACAAATACGCCTACAAACACATACACAGCGACATTCACGCGGACATTTACAAATACCCGCACATATACCAACACGCCCACTGACACAAATACGCCCACAAATACATACACCCCGACGTACACACGGACATTTACGAATACCCGCACTCATACAAACACGCCGACTGTCACAAACACTTTCACACAGACATACACCCGTACTTTTACAAGGACGTTTACAAACACGCGGACGCATACTTTTACCCGCACTCACACAAATACAGCCACAAATACCAATACATTTACCCCCACAGTAACAAACACTTTCACGAAAACTTTCACAAATACGGTCACTTACACATTTACCAACACGTTTACCCGCACGCATACGCACACGCCTATTCCCACACCGGCGGATCTTGAAGTTAAGCTGTCAGTTACGGGAGAAAACCCGCTGGTGGGTTCAGAGATAAAGTACAGGATGGTTGTAACAAACAAGTCCGGGTCGCCGGCGTATAATATAACCATTAATGACGTACTGCCGCCGGGGACAAGTTTCAGGGGGACAGATTTCAGGACGGCGTCTGACCCCGTGGTATCGGGCGGAACTGTCACTTTTGTCCTTGACCCGTCCTATGTGCTTGAAGCGGGAAAACAGCTTGTGCTTGAATTCAGCCTGACGCTGGATGCAATACATTCGGATTCCATAGATAACAGTGTTACGGTAAACTGGAATGATTCTGTATATAAGGCGGGGCAGAATCCAAAAACTGCCACATCAGAAATAGCAAAATACCCGCTTAGAGAGCCTATTGTCTTCCCCAATCCTTTCAGCAAATCGGCGGCAAAAGACGGGGTGCTTAAAGTGGCCAACATGGTGCCGCAGTCTGTGTTTGTGGTTTACACCATTACAGGCGAACATGTAAGGTCAATTAAAGCCGAAAGCACATTCATAACCTGGGACGTAAAAAACGGCAACGGGGCTGATGTCTCGGCGGGAATTTATATGTATATGATAAGAAACAACTATTCAAAACAGCTGATTGTCGGGAAAATATTTATTCAGAATTAACTGAAGAAAAAGATGAGGGACGGAGGGACAGAGGGACGGAGGGACAGAGGGACAGAGGGACGGAGGGACGGAAGGACGGAAGGACGGAAGGACGGAAGGACGGAAGGACGGAAGGACGGAAGGTCGGAAGGACGGAAGGACGGAAGGTCGGAAGGTCGGAAGGTCGGAAAGATCTGGTAGACGCGGGTCTTCAGCCCGCGGCAGTAGATTTTAGATTTAATTTTTAATTCCAAGCATCCAAGCATCTAAGCCTCCAATGTAAAATCTATTTTTCTTTAACCATTTCAACTGCAATATGATAAAATTAACTTATTATTTATATTAATAAAGGCGGGACGATGAAAGATAATAAAGATGTATTTTACATGAAAACAGCGCTGGAACTTGCGGCAAAAGCAGAAGGGCATACCTCGCCTAACCCTTTAGTGGGATGTGTTATCGTGAAATCCGGCAGGGTTATAGGCGAAGGGTATCATAAAAAAGCGGGGCTTGCGCACGCTGAAGTAGAAGCGTTAAAGCAGGCTGGGTCAAAAGCCAAAGGCGCTGTTTTATACGTCAATCTGGAGCCGTGTTCTCACTTTGGCAAAACGCCGCCGTGCGCGGATGCCATAATAAATGCCGGTGTAAAAGAAGTGGTATGCGCTATGAAAGACCCCAACCCGCTTGTGTCCGGCAAAGGTTTTAATAAACTTAGAAAAGCCGGAATAAAAGTAAAAACAGGGGTGCTTCATGATGAAGCGTGCCGGTTAAACAGGATTTTTATAAAAAATATAACCTTAGAAAAACCGTATGTTGTCATGAAGGCGGCTGTTTCCACGGACGGAAAAATGGCTTTAAAGAACGGGGAATCCAAATGGATAACTTCCGCGCCGGCAAGGCAGGAGGCGCAGAAAATGCGTTTAATGTGCGACGCAATACTTGTGGGGATTAATACGGTTATAAATGATAATCCCTTTTTAGACTGCAGAATTGACAAGCGTAAAAAAATTAAGAAAATAATTCTGGATACAAACGGCAGGATGCCGGAAAAAGGCAATATATATTTAAACAGCGCGCCTGAAGATATTTATGTGGCGGTAAAAAGGATGGAAGAAAGAAAAGCCGAGAGGATGATAAAAAGGGGCATAAATATTATATACCTTAAAGGTAATGAAGAAAAACCGGCTCCGGACAAAGTGCTGTCAGAACTTTTCTGCAGGGGTATAAGAAGCGTACTGCTGGAAGGCGGCGGCACGGTGATAGCGTCTTTTCTTAAAAAACGGCTTATAGACGAAGCGCATATACATATCGCGCCTGTTATAATGGGAAGCGACGGTATACCGTTTGCCGGGGAGATGGGAATTGAAAAGATGCACGACGCGATAAAATTAAAAAACCATACCGTTAAACAGTTCGGGCCGGATGTATTAATTTCCGGCGAAATAAAATATCCGGAGGTTAAAAGTGTTCAGCGGGATAGTCTTTGACCTTGCAAAGATAAAAGCCGTGCGTTCCAAAGGCGGGCTTAAAGTGTTTGAAATAAGGCTTAATAAAAATATCAAAAATTCTGAAAAAGGGATGAGCATAGCGGTAAACGGCGTGTGTCTGACAGCGTCCCTGATAAAAAACGCCAGGGAGTTTGCGGCGGATGTAACCGCGGAGACCATGAAAAAAAGCACCCTGTCGGCGCTTCGCACGGGCAGCAATGTAAATGTGGAATTCCCCGTGACTCCGGACGGTTTTTTAAGCGGGCATATTGTGCA of Candidatus Goldiibacteriota bacterium HGW-Goldbacteria-1 contains these proteins:
- the ribD gene encoding riboflavin biosynthesis protein RibD: MKDNKDVFYMKTALELAAKAEGHTSPNPLVGCVIVKSGRVIGEGYHKKAGLAHAEVEALKQAGSKAKGAVLYVNLEPCSHFGKTPPCADAIINAGVKEVVCAMKDPNPLVSGKGFNKLRKAGIKVKTGVLHDEACRLNRIFIKNITLEKPYVVMKAAVSTDGKMALKNGESKWITSAPARQEAQKMRLMCDAILVGINTVINDNPFLDCRIDKRKKIKKIILDTNGRMPEKGNIYLNSAPEDIYVAVKRMEERKAERMIKRGINIIYLKGNEEKPAPDKVLSELFCRGIRSVLLEGGGTVIASFLKKRLIDEAHIHIAPVIMGSDGIPFAGEMGIEKMHDAIKLKNHTVKQFGPDVLISGEIKYPEVKSVQRDSL
- a CDS encoding riboflavin synthase, whose protein sequence is MRRLKVFSGIVFDLAKIKAVRSKGGLKVFEIRLNKNIKNSEKGMSIAVNGVCLTASLIKNAREFAADVTAETMKKSTLSALRTGSNVNVEFPVTPDGFLSGHIVQGHVDCTGRIESVDKKSGNIVIAVSYPEKFARYIIEKGSVAVDGISLTAFDVNKDSFKVSVIPETFKATNVKFYNKGTKVNLEFDIISKYVERQTNKRTEN